A window from Kwoniella newhampshirensis strain CBS 13917 chromosome 3, whole genome shotgun sequence encodes these proteins:
- a CDS encoding mitochondrial 37S ribosomal protein bS18m, with protein sequence MSQQPLSIRLLHTSLFHRRPANAQTSRDVLSSYLSQKSSSSASPSAPSASPSSSSSIDAARKMMESLSKRARVEVDDKRRPFRANTYAPPSTFTHDSLYPTPRPYPRPPLLGPPKKVAARLDPFHLTKTSPLEHDLNPSFALAFVNPMGKIKGRAETGLTWKSQRKVGKLVRRARAMGLISRWSNGITPGGLGSPQVGNARSSAGRF encoded by the exons ATGTCACAACAACCTCTTTCCATCCGACTCCTTCACACTTCACTTTTCCACCGAAGACCCGCCAACGCTCAAACATCGCGAGATGTTCTTTCCTCTTACCTCTCCCAAAAGTCATCTTCATCGGCATCGCCTTCTGCCCCCTCGGCCTccccctcgtcctcttcgtccatcgACGCGGccaggaagatgatggagagtctgtcgaagagagcgagGGTGGAAGTCGACGATAAGCGACGACCATTCAGAGCAAATACT TATGCTCCTCCATCAACGTTCACCCACGACTCACTCTACCCTACACCACGACCATATCCTCGACCACCGCTCCTCGGTCCTCCTAAGAAAGTAGCAGCTCGGCTCGACCCTTTCCATCTCACCAAAACCTCCCCATTAGAGCACGATCTCAACCCCTCGTTCGCGCTTGCGTTCGTCAACCCGATGGGGAAAATCAAGGGGAGAGCAGAGACAGGCTTGACTTGGAAGTCTCAGCGAAAGGTGGGGAAATTGGTCAGGAGAGCTAGAGCGATGGGGTTGATCAGTCGTTGGTCAAATGGTATCACTCCTGGCGGATTGGGAAGTCCTCAAGTTGGCAACGCCAGGAGTTCGGCGGGTCGTTTTTAG